ATCTCTAGTTGGAAGTGGTTCGGGTTGAAACCGGTTTTTGAATGGGGAAATCAGTTTAAAACTGGTTTCAGTTTGGGTTAAACTTGGTCAAACCAAAACATGACGATAAGCTATCTGTTTGGACATTAGCTCAATCAGAAGAACGTGGTTTTATCAGAACATAAAGAGTGGATCATAGGTGAACAGACCAATCATATGTACATTTTACCTTACAGAGATTGGGAAAAAAACCCTAACCAAATGTTGTTTGTTAGCCGCTTTGTGCGCTAGCATCTTGCTAGTCGCTTTTAATGAAGTTAGTTGTTCAATAAAAATGTTGTTTGTTCTACTTTCTTCTTGTTAACTAAGCGCATTAAGATGCGCCGTTGGAAGTCAATCATATAAATGAACCCACATGAGATTTGATCCTGACCATCAATGTGAATCATCTTGCCATGGTGTATGTGGCCCTTGATCTTGAAGTTGGGTGTGGTGTAAACAAGACTCCAGAAATCAAATTTTAGCAACTCAGATCATTGAACTAATATAACAAAAGAAACATAGAGGCTAACGAGCAACAGATTACATCTAGGAAGCGTTGAAATGTTTCGAGTTGGTTACCACCAAAAAGGGTTTAACGTTTTCCTAAGAAACATTGATCAAAATATACGCATGGCTGCTGCTACTTCAACAAGTCATTTAGGTTAAATACAATCACTGGATCTGGTTGACGATGTCAGATATGACAGCATCCATGTCCAAAGCCTTCATAGGTGCAAATGGTCGCTTCATATCCTGCACATCACAAGGTAATATCAGATTCATTTCAGGTGGCAACAATGGTTTGTAATCAATTCGACAGCTTTGTGCATTTAGACGTTTAAGACATGACATTTATATCAAGATTTTGtagcccatggctttatagcctagtggcatcttgggggtgggataaggctttagGACcattaggtcctgggttcgattcccacaaggggggttttcccatatttattgggtttcctcctgaattggtgtataggctttatgcctagtggagatggatatgatcgggtggttccgctggtgacacgaatactccaatggtccgtcagtgatccaaatttaccgttcaaaaaaaatatctAGATTTTGTAATACAAATAACTGTGTAACGAGTGGGTCAAGCAGGTTGCGTAACTGACCAAAAAAGGTCAGTTGAATTGAGCCATTTTTAATGCAGCTTAAAATTGACCCGTCTGCTAGCACACGCTTTGACCATTTTTCTAAAAGAATTTACTTAGCAATCAATGCGTTATGTTTTAAAAACAATAAACATATCATTACGGTAACAATCTTATTCATTAAATTAAGAAATCTAAGAGGATGTGTGCCCCTAAATGCAAACCAAATCAACCCACTCACAAATAAATGGGTCAAATGCTTAAAACACACCAAGAATGGATCTTTTCCTACAGGTGAAGAATATTAACAAGAGTACAAGACAAGTGCTTATAATTAAAGAACGTTTTCAGTTTAATCAAAGATCGGTGATGAGCTTACCAGAAGACTGATGAACGTCTTGCCACCTTCTTCTCGCACTTCAAAGCATCCCCTTCTAGGCTGCAATAAAAAGAATCCAACTAAATAAAACTTCACAAGTGTAACCGCCCTTCTTGGCCATAATtagaataaatataaataattttaaggaaagacaaaatagtttaaaaaactAAACCGGCTATTTCAAATAATAATACCTTTTCTGGGTTGACAAGCACAGTAATTCCAGATACAGCATCCTCCAAACCAAGCTTCACCTTAACAGCCCTAACTTTAAACTGGTTGCACTGTTTACTGTGATACATACATTAACTATATAAGAATGATACAAACAACACAAGTATGCTTTCCAAATGATCCCAAATGCAAATCTTTTTTACGCATTTTGACACGTTGCTCTTTTTGACCTGTTGTTTAATTTAAGTTGACCCAAATTGACCCGTATAACTTTAGTCAATCTCATTGAACCAAAATCCAAATCTTTTTGTACACCTTTTAACCCCCTACCTGTTTTGACCCCTTGCCCGGTTTGACCCCTTTTTTAGTAATTTACGTAGACCACAAGTAACTCGTATAATTTGCGTCAATCTAAATGAATCCaaactagggatgagcatttaGTATCGGGTACAGAACCGTACCGACTATATTCGGAACCATACCCACTTTTCCTGTTTTTTGGTACAGATACCATACcggtatttacgggtaaaacaccAATAAATAATGCTAACGTACCAGTACCGAACCGGTatattcagtaccggtaccggtacccacttttcccGTTTTCCGGTACTGGTACTTTCGGTACCAAACACAAACaggtaccgtgctcatccctaaTCCAAACGCAAATCTTTTTGTACACCTTTTGACCACTTTCCCATTTTGACCCACTGTTTATTTTAACTATAACCCAAATTGAACTTTAAAACTTGACTTTACATTCAAAGACCCAAATGCAACTTTTTAACCCAAATGAACCGATTTACCACCACTAATGTTCAACAACCAACTGCTTTGATAAACCCTTGTAACCACATGAATAAATATCCATTATATTAAAAAGAATCAAGTAGCTTTTAGTGTTGTGTCCTGTACATTTCATTTTCTTGTACTGTATAATCCAAAATCTTTTGTGCATCAAACCATCCACCATCCATCAAAATCTctactttttttttcttaaatcacaaaaaaaaataataataatagtaataaccACAGTTTACAAAACTCAAAACAAAACCCTGAttcttaaaaaaattaacaaaaaaataaaaaataccaGTGCTCAATGACGATGGTCTTGGAGCCATTTTCAGCCTTAGAAGACGGAGGGGGTGCTTCAGTTATTTTAGCTTTTGATTCCGGCTTCTTCTTGGGGGTAACTTTAGCCTTTTTGGTCTTCGGCTCAGCCACCAGCTTTATAGACTGCTGAGTGGCTTGGCGCGTCGAGCTGCGGGTGACTCTGGTTGTTGTGTTGTGATTGTCGGAAGGTTTGTCGTCGGCTTTACGCTTGGTCGGCGCCATTGATGGTGAAAACCTAAAagctttttttgtttttgttttttggaAATAAAATGTGTGGGTGTGGGATAGTGGGCAACAGCAGTTCTCTTGTTAACTAGACTAGACACCCCCTTCCTTTTCCCGCGcttttttttacattttgaattttgatgttaggTATACGAACGGACCAAAGCGTACGATAAAATACAAACCACATTTTGTATATAAACGACTAGTCTAAgttcccgtgtgttacacgggtggctAATAAGAAAAATAACTACTTTAACATGTTGACGTAAATAGTTTAATTATATATACGTTGAAATATTAACGGAAATGAGAGAGAGTACACCAAATAATTAAAATGCATGAATACAACCAAAAATTACAACTCATTGAAGATCTCTTTATAAACAACATTATCTGTTTTATTCGTAGGTTCGCCATCGTTGTCAAGtattagggtctgtttggtatggggtaatggaatagataagagaatggaatggacgatgtaatggaatggacaattgaatgaaatgaatcattccattccattgtgatgtttggttactcatatgtgaatagaatgaatcattactttgtacaattttataaacaaaaaagaTGAATAacgaaacacaactgtattataaacgacaaaaatataattgcctcaataataataataataataataataataataataataataataatattaataataatatattaatgataaaaaaaataataatagatttttgatatatattaatattagtatgaattttattattaataaatataaatataaatacaaatacaaatgaaagtataataataataataataataataataataataataataataataacatatttcttttcattccttgaaggaatggaaaaaaaacacctatataccaaggaatgaaaattattatatttggaaggagttacattcctttggaatgctccattccattaccacatgataaccaaacatgttccttttcattccatcagaatgatccattccattccaccttccattccttcataccaaacgctaccttagtAGCTTGACTCAATCTCGTGTTTTAACCTTTGATAAAGCTACATACAACTAACCATGTGGGAAAACGGGTTGTCTCAAGTACAAACCAACTCTTGATATCATCACTCACATCAGTTTATTTCAAAGAAAGCAACCCATGTAAAGATCAAAGAACCCcacaaattaaaaagaaaatgaaacgAAAAAGGCATTATGTGACTATAATTTATGAACAACACCAAAACAAATTTCAGAAATACCAGTAGTTGACTTCATATTGTTAACTTTGTTTTTGTAGTCACATATGAAGCAGAGACGTAATAAGTGCATTATAGGGGTTTTCATCATACGCTTCATGTACCAAACAAAGTAGTATTAAAATATGTTACGTTAGTTTATTGTTAGTTTATATTGTAAATAAACTAACTTAACATGAACTGTAGTCTCAATTGTAAATTGAAAAAATAATGCAAAATTAACTTAACATGGTGGCATCAACTGGAATATCACCATAATATAGTAAATATTAGATAAGTAAGAAATAAACTCACATATAAAACAGTCGACTAGACTATGAAAAGGGTAAACTTAAAATAATAACTTGAATTGAAGTTCGACTTTTTATGATGATCTAGTCCAAATACTATAACAAATGTTCATCTCCTAATCAATAATTCAAGTAACATTAGGACAAAATTTGTGAGCAATACCTCATCAAAATCAGCAGATGCACCAATGGGTGCTGTGAGTGCGTACTGAACCAGTTTCATGTTTTCAGTTTGCTCATTTATCTCGTCCACGTCATCAATATTCCTGCACAcccaaaaaaattcaaaaaaaatgcaATAGAAACGTAAACACGAAGCTCTAGGTCATCAATCCTTACCTTGCCGTCGGGTAATAGCACCACAACCGTTTTTTAAAAGACGACTCTAATTCGTCTGCAAGTCTTTTTCCACGTGCTTTCACAACTTTTGAATGTGAAGAATTGTCTTTTCAGTTGAAGTCCCTGTGTTATTCTTGTCGGTTTGTGATTTTAGTTTCCTCTTTTTCGCATTCTTCACATACCCAATCACATTCGAGAACTTTATTTATCATTACTTTCATGCAATTGCTAGCAAAATGTCCAAAAACTAACAATTTAACAATTTATTAATACAAAAAAATCCCATTTAATATCAACAAATAGACTTACGTGTGGTCAGCACCATCAAGACATCTACATCATATAGCAAGTAAGTCCTCACGCCCTGCATCTCCACATATATCACACACTGTCATCAACAAATATATTAGCATATTACACagttgaataaatgtatttttagATACTAAATAATGCCAAAAGCACAACTAATACctataaattttgaatattaaaAACTGGAATATTCAGGAAACAAGATGTGGAAGTAAGCAACTTCAGGGagcctgtaacaccccgtgttttcgaatgtcaaagtcaaagtcaaagtccaagtcaactttgactttctttgactgtagatagtctattttacgttttagttgtattatgtggagtaagtgttgtaatcagcaagaatcgaagtaatcgaatgtttttaacgcgaaccgatctacaaCTGTGAacgataggaagtaacaatgcgataaagttaactaatcagcaatcaaaccgatctaacaatcatcgaactcgagactcgaattatgcgaattgtggtattgatatacgtgtgtgtgtgtgccttatgtgttacttgtgcgtgtttactttatgtttggtgtggtattcaagcaaatcaatcgaagatcgaatcgaaactcgaaaagcaatcaaacacaatcgaaaacgacatcgaaacgtgacatatagaagattgtatgttagatatagtggttgggattaaaagtaatttgactaggaaccctatcgtattcgtatcatcgtccatcgaaatcgaaacgtcgaaacccgtcgcaaaatactcaaagtgtgacgcggatcgaacaggaagcatcctgatcgaacaggccagccgatcggctagcatcttgccagccgatcgagcagcccactcgatcggagctcctggccgatcggctgccactttcctcttttggaagcctataaatagggctgtcattgtcttcattttgcacttttggaaagttctgaccggccacctcctattcttcatcttttctcagatttctcgcgatcccggtaagttttcactctaattcttgtacgttttttatcattacttgattctacacctttctatctttcaaaacttgaattctaaccgtgaaatcaccaagatctaggtattcttgggtgatgtcatcatggtgttcttgaagaacatcatgtttcggcctcattcaactatgaatggcttagatctaaccgatttccacataaacaagctaagatctatcaaagatctaaacatccacatgttgtgaagaattgaaagaaggaatcccaactttctttcaactcttttacactcaatgccttcaaaccggtagaaacggagcctgAGCCAACCCACCGATCATTCCAGTGGTtggatggttcaagattcgggttctatctacgaggttcaccaacaatgggttaaactctaagccgacgttccgaaccgctcaacggacggatttgggtgattcctgtccgagccggagagacaagtaagaacgaaggtgtcATAGTTCAACTCATTATCAAACTATCTCGATAtaatgacaaataatcaaacagccaagtgctagacgaaaggccgaccaggtcagacttgctggccgaatggctaggctgttcgaacagcccagccggtcggacatgccagccgatcgaccgggccagccgatcggctagcacatggtcccacactttaaaATTTCAAGGAGCCATTGAGGAagagatgttcgatcgaactacgtttagtgaacattactcttcggatcatgaaatactatacttcaacacttaatcgttttcacaactcgttcgtagtaggaatgccagccgatcgaacagactgttcgatcgagtgacattctgttgaggaccacttctgaagttcctagccgatcgagtgagctagccgatcgaacgaactgttcgatcgatcgacttgaaaggtaggaacacttcagtgttctcaaatgctgcaacgaaaacttcaaaagttcaaatcctcaaacacaaacacaccagaggaagaaacaatccactcgaatggcccagccgatcgagcctaccggccgatcgaacaggactgtccaaccggacataccagccgaccgaacagcccgttcgatcgaacctgccgttcgatcgaccagtccattcgatccatccacacttgtttacttttccgtgttacttatcgttatgctatcgaactattcaggctaatcttactctcagcgctcccttcaatccacaatcaatcactgtgagtatactcgatccctttttgcttttagcacttttgggcgttacatacgttacctaccaaatcacaatcaaacacaaactatttgaacgctgaccatttacatgtgctacttgactaaatgaatgctgtttattatgtttacacgtggagtgctatctacctgccttagcaacatagtactatagtttggactcagcacccgtttacatgggggttgttaaggacaattacttgcatggattacggtggtaaccatgtattgcgaaccgtctcggacggtcaacccgcagtcgttggtatcgatggtcccatgtcgataattaacatgcatcgttttcctctgtgtacgtgcctggttatgcgtaaactattcgaactctgtatgctattatcaaacttgtgtactcacctttacattttatgtattgactttattttaacgtatgtgacaggtgcttaagttgctaggatgcttaggcgcgtggtgatgaaatcgaggctagggagtctagaaataataaacaattgtctgtaataataattgaatctgagttgtcggaacggaattatttgcttagctgctttctatgataacttgtttatttatttgggatacggtatgggacgtatcatttaactaaatttgtaataatagttgttgtggaaacatctggacaatctgtttcgctcagtgccgcgccccgatgattccgccatcggttggggtgtgacagagccAATGATCCCACTACCACTGAAATATCATTTGAAGTAGTGTATATTTCTTTCTACACTTTGAAATCATTAGATTGAATtgagtggtgtttttaaaatGAAGAAAGTAAGCGTGTTCACTAATAGAGCGAATAAATATCATATCTAGTCTAAGTTCCCGTGTGCTACACGGGTGATCTTACAATAAATTGTACTACTTAGAAATATTGACCTAAACTTTTAAACACCAGTACCGTACcgtacattttcggtaccggtatccaTATTTGGCGAATGTCGGTACCGATACCGTACTCATCCAACTTAATCATCTTATTCAAGACACCAATCTTCAGAGCTGTGCAGAGGCAGTCGCAATGGCACCTGCTTCAGTTAGCAACGGCACCAGCTTCCCAGCTCGATGCTTCTCCATAATAGCTGCATAAAATACCACAATATCAATCAATCCGACAAACACCCAAAAACAGACACAAAATTGCTCAAACAACTTACCATCCGAGCCACCAATGTGCTTCCCACCTATGAATACATTAGGAACAATACTCTGACCGGTCCACTCCTTTAGAGTGGATTGGATTTCACCTCCATCACCTATCAAATCCATGCATATTACTTCTTGAAATGTTATTGATACAAACTCCGATATGAATCAATTCATCGAAAGAGTCAAAAGTCACTACTTACTTTCTCCATCCAGTTCGATAACCTTGTAGGACACGTTAAGCTCGGAGAACAGTTTCTTCACGCTCTTGCAATAGCCACACCAAGTCTTGCTGCCAAAATCAAGTTAAAATTTCTTAGTTCCTAATCACACAACATCATTCATCAAGACAAACCAAGAAAGATAGCTTTGCATCTATACTTTCATGATTTGTCCTGAAAAAGGAACTTAAATGTTCTTACAGTAACACTTGTTATTAGGAATCAAGTTAAATTCCTAATTGCTGATCCGAGAGATTAGCTATAAGTCTATGataaaaataacatcattcagcaagATAAGCTAATCGAAAACGCTTGTTAGTAAATAAAACTATAATACTCACCTTCTTTTGGTTAGGGGTGTTGTCGGATCTACATAAAGTTGAATGTCGGACAAATAAGGAACATTGTATTGAACAACTGAATCACTTTCATTCAACACAAGAGGAACTCCAGCTCCATATGCATTCCATTCCTTTAAAGACTCCCAAAGATCCACAAGTACAAAATATGGGTTGTAATCGTTTACTTTATTCCTCTATTCCTTCATGCTAGTCTACATATATGATATATCAAATAAATCACCAATAAGATCGTGTTTTTATGCCACTCAACAAACTTAATCATAAGTGTTAATGTATTATCAATAGTCACATGCAAGTATCATGAACACTAATATAATCGCTACTTTACTTGTATGCAACTTTAGCATCATCTAATTTCACAGC
The Helianthus annuus cultivar XRQ/B chromosome 6, HanXRQr2.0-SUNRISE, whole genome shotgun sequence genome window above contains:
- the LOC110865042 gene encoding selenoprotein H; this translates as MAPTKRKADDKPSDNHNTTTRVTRSSTRQATQQSIKLVAEPKTKKAKVTPKKKPESKAKITEAPPPSSKAENGSKTIVIEHCKQCNQFKVRAVKVKLGLEDAVSGITVLVNPEKPRRGCFEVREEGGKTFISLLDMKRPFAPMKALDMDAVISDIVNQIQ